TCGGTTCTCGACGAGGTGAAATCGAAAGTGCAGATGTCAAAGGAATGTATGAGTAACAGCTTAGCAATTCTCGCGAATATGCACTCTCTTGTCGATAAATTTGGTCAGATTCATCACTAAATTTGAATATATGATCAAATACAtgaaaacacacacacacacacacttatctGTTGTATGTTAATGTGTTGATATTTAAGCTTTCGTTTTATTCTTCAATTTGCAATCTATATCATCTTGATTTTATGAAATTCTACACTTTGTAAATCTTAATCTTATATGATCGTTGAACTTGAAGCATGTTCTTAATGCCAAAACTTTTACCGATTTAATCGTTTTCTTTAATAGTGGTAAGTATGTGACGTGAGGCATTGTAGTGGTTAGCAATTGGCATTGTTCTATTTAACTGACTGTTTGATTGATGAAAAGTCATGTTACACCATTAAGGTTTGTTTTTATATCTTTTTACCTGTTCTATCTTAGACCTTAGATAAAATATGTTACTTTCCATATTTGTTCACCTTCTTCTTTTATGTTGTTTCTTGTTCTAGGCTACTAGGTATTAATTTTAGTTTAAGCAGCCTTTATAGAGATTTCTACTATTCAGAAACTTCTGATAAAATttattgaaaaatcattattacAAACCATGCTGCCAGGCAGACCAAAGAATCACAAATATCTATGTAGATTGCTATAAGGGATCCATCTTAAGCTGCATCTTCCATTAATCGCTTTTGCATTTGTCTTCTACCGTTTAGAGTTTGATTTGTAGATCTAAAATATACTTCTGCACATTGTCTAATTGGACCTTGGTCAGCATATAAGCATAATTAATGTATATAAAGGTATAGCAGAATATCTGTACATATAAATACAgatatttattattcttattagaAGTTTGGTTGCATCGCGTGTCTCTCAAGAAACAGCAAAGAAACCAGAAATACAAGTGATCTCTGTAGTCGACTCACATGACTGGGCAAATATGATATAACATAGGGAGAGAAGAAGATACAATGATATAGATGGTCTGAGTTTTAAGCTGAGGTAGATATCTATTGTTGCAGAAAGTCTTTCAGAACCTCTAATAGATTGTTGTTGTCCATAGAATCTAGTAGTTGAGAAAGTTTTTCGCTTAAATCATTCACCTCTGTTTGCAGCCTGTTAATGTAACTGCACGTCTCTTTGAGAATGTCCAAAGCTGGTACCTATTCACGTGCAATTCCAGCACAAACAATTTAGTTGTATGCAATTATTATACATTTCTGTGAAATTTGTATTCTAGTTCAACTGCTTTCTTCACGAGAAATGGCTCTGTCCTTTTAACATTTCATTTCATGCTTGGTTATAATTGTAGCAGTTTTCACTATTTTGTAACGAGGTGGTACTTCCATCAAACTATCTATAAAGTATTTTTGAAATGACTAAGAATAATTAAAGACACATTGGACAGTAACATACCCTTGTAGCACAATTGGAATTAGAGTGTGGTAGCAACGCAGCCAATGCTAATAATTTCGAAGCAAGACCATCAAGTTCATCATTGGTATTATTAGTAGCTGTCCTGCTGCTTGACATGACTTCCACAGAATATGTTGTTTTCTTTCTATTTCTTGAACTAGTGGTTTTTGAAAACTGTAAGACCTTGAAAGTTTGAGGGAAAGAGTATGTAGCTTAAAAGGGCAACGGGTGGTTGGGTTTAAATGTTGGATACAGTTTAATTGGAGAAAGTAATTAAACACGTAGAATTATTAGTAGTAATTTGTTGTCATGGACACTGTTGTCAAATTGTACTGCTGTAGGTACAGGGTCCCTAGGTAGTTGTCCTTTTGCTTGCGATAAAGGACCCTGTGATTCATTAGTTTCTCTCTAACTTTAAATACCTGTAGCTTGAGCAAGTGGTGTAATTAATATCGAATAACTTGCCAAAAGAAAAAACCCAAGTAACTATGGTGTTTTTATATGTTTGTGTTAGTTCTGATTTTGTTCAAGATTAAGATTATATGGCTGTTACGCACATCGCCTTCTCTTCTGTTCCCAAACGAATATGAGTTTCATGCTGGTGTAGTATTTAATGGTCCATGTTGCTTCTTACTTAATTTAAATGAAAATTGTCTGGAAATTATAGAGTAAATTTCAATAATGCTCGAGGAAGATAATTGCCTGAAAAAGTATAGAGTGGCTTTCATGTTTGCTTGAGGTGGCAATGTGTTGACAGTCAATTAGTTTTCCTCCGCCAAGAATGTTTTGATGTAGCTTCTCGTACAGAATGTTTGATATTTGCTGCTTTTCCCTTCTCTAAGCCAGGTTAATGGTTGATAATTACTGCTTCTAGAATTATTATATATCAGTTCTTTAGATAATATTGATGAAACACATTTCAATTGTGATTTGAATTAAACATGAAATATTTTGTGATTCGAAAGCTAAAAGTGTTCCCTAATTGATCAACCTGTCTCTAAGTTGTCCCCTGTAAATAGTAGACGGAGGTTGATTGTATGATTGAAAAGAGTGGGGGGATAACATGAATACGACTAGCCCTGGACACCGATTACTGAAACAGTTTAAGTGAAAGTGATACTGTGGTTGGGTTTTAGCCATTTGTTCATGTGTTTCTTGTTATGACATGAAGAGAGGTTGATTGGAACTCGAAGAGAGCTAGTTGTATCTGTTTAGTTCTAATATAAACTATGGACTCGAAGAGAGCTAGTTGTTTAGTTTATGTTTTAGACTTTTAGTTGTAATACAAACTAGTTTAGCCTACTAACAAAGCTACTGGGACTTGAAGAGAGAGCTAGTTGTTTCCGTTTAGTTCTAACACAAACCAGTTTAGCCTACTTTGCAAAATGGCGATCTGCTAATGAATTGTATTTGTATATTTAGTTATAATATTGTATTCTTACATGTATGTAATATGTATTGATGATATCTTGCTGAATCTGTAGATTGGGCGTGATATGAAAAATAATTGAGTTATGTGTGCATAGTATACAGGTCGATTAGATAGGCCCCGTACTGACGCAATCAAAACAAATGTATAGTCTTGAGTATGGTCCTGTGATATGGACAATACTTGTATTAATGGGACTCTGAAATCGTGCTTAATATCTGTTTAACCTAAGATAACATAACAAAGCTATTGTATATGGCACGACGGCCGCAAATTTTTATTTATAACGATTGCATCATCTTaatcacaaccaaagattgtCGGTGAAGGAACTGTGCTCCCTAAAACGTAATAAGCAAGTCCAATCCACTTTTTTTAATCCAAACATTAACAGGCGTCAGTAAGTTGAAACAACCAAAATAAGTTGGTTTTAAGGAGATCCAAACTCCTGCGATGTTTAACCCTTCATAATAATGAAGGAACCAAAAGATTAACAGTGATGGTGTGAAAGTAATTTAGATCTGAATCGGAGATTATTAGTAGCAAGCAACTCTGCAAGTGTACTTTAAACATAAAGGTGCAGCTATTTTCCTCGAGGAACTATTCTGTTGCACCCCTTCCCGCATGAAACTCGGGTTTATAATTCCAAGAGGATTAGCGGAGGTTGTTCATTGATTCTTGTTTCGATATAAACCAATCATGTTGAGTAACTCTTTATATCGGTCCGGTTTTATATGATAATCAAAACTAAATCAAAATATTTGGTTTGTAAAAATTCATAACTGTAATTAAATCAATAACAGTGGTGCCATATTTGACTCGGTTTGCCGTTCGATTTATACTCATTCATGTTAACATAATACGTTGTATTCTTAGAGAAATCATTATAGAACAAAGTAGACCTTAATATTAAGATTTTAATTCACAGTTCCAGTAAAACATGATCGAACATCATTACTTGGAAAATGTTTTTAGATGTGAAATGAAATTAAAATTAAGATGTGCATCCTAGACTCCTAGTGACATTATTCTTAACGCACCTTCTACTTTCCCCCTCTTGTTATCGGAGAACAGGAAAGTTAATTTTGACACACCAGTTACAAAATGGTGGTATATTTGAGTTTCTAATAACATTGCACGCTGCAGGAGAGTTTTTTATTTGAAGGTTAATCATTCATTCATCTTAGCTAAATCAATGAAGTTTTTAATGTTTAATGAGGCATGTTTTTTTCTTGCAAATCTCAACTCTGAGCATTACAGGCTGCACAAACTACAGACATAATTGCAAATACCAAATTAAATTGTAGTAGCATGAGATttaaaaggaaaagaaattaataaTCTTCCCCTTGGTCCTCTTCACCTTCAACTGCCTCAGCACCAACTTCCTCATAATCTTTCTCCAATGCAGCTAAGTCCTCTCGAGCCTCCGAGAACTCGCCTTCTTCCATCCCCTCTCCTACATACCAATGTACAAAGGCACGCTTGGCGTACATGAGATCAAACTTATGATCAATCCTTGAAAATACTTGTGCAACACTTGTGGAGTTTGATATCATACAAACAGCCCTCTGGACCTTAGCCAAGTCCCCACCGGGAACAGCAGTAGGTGCTTGATTATTTATTCCACACTTGAATCCAGTTGGGCACCAGTCCACAAACTGAATGCTTCTTTTTGTTTTGATTGTGGCTACTGCTGAATTCACATCCTTTGGCACCACGTCGCCCCGATACATCAAACAACATGCCATATACTTACCATGTCTAGGGTCACATTTAGCCATCATTGAGGCTGCCTCAAATGCACTATTTGTTATTTCTGCTACTGAAAGCTGCTCATGATATGCTTTTTCTGCAGAGATCACCGGGGCATAAGAAGATAGCATGAAATGAATTCTCGGGTAAGGGACTAGGTTGGTTTGGAATTCGGTAATATCCACATTAAGTGCACCATCAAATCGAAGAGAAGCTGTCAATGACGAAATCACCTGCAAAAAAATATAACACAAATATGTATAATTTCTACTTGCAATCAGAGTTTGACATTGACATACTACAAGGTGAATTTACTTCCCGTGTTGTAATTTCTGAGTACCTGTGACACAAGTCTATTGAGATTGGTGTAAGTTGGTCTTTCAATGCTTAAGGATCTGCGACAAATGTCATATATGGCTTCATTGTCAAGAAGCACAGCGACATCGGTATGCTCGAGAAGGGAATGTGTAGAGAGGACACTATTGTAAGGCTCAACAACAGAAGTTGAAACTTGAGGGGATGGATAGACAGTAAAGCCAAGTTTTGATTTCTTTCCATAGTCAACAGAAAGCCTTTCAAGGAGCAGAGAGCCAAGGCCTGAGCCAGTTCCACCGCCAACAGCATGAAAAACTAAGAATCCTTGCAGTCCTGTGCAATTGTCTGCAAGCTTCCTCACACGCTCAAGACAGACATCCACTATCTCCTTCCCAACTAAAACAAATTTGAATTAAGTGGTTTAATTTTCATCATCAACTCAAAACTGCATGTTTTTCGCTATATGTATAAGCCTAGTATAATCAGGCTCCTGCTAACGGTACGTTCAACAACTGATACTCAAGTACTATTCATCACATCAAACTTACATATAGGTTTATGTTTTACAACAACAAATTGATTTAGCCTGCAAACTTCACAAACCAGCTAAATTTCACAACCGCTTTCAGTAATACAAATAGCCACTTTGTGATTTGTAGGCCAACTTAGTATGCATTTGTACACCTACAAATATTACTAGAGAAAATGTTGTTAACAATTTATGTTATCGATCTTCTGAATAATAAAGTTACTGTGAATTACTACTCATCCAAAAGAAAATGAACCTACTGGTGTAGTGTCCCCGAGCGAAGTTATTAGCAGCATCTTCTTTGCCACTGATAAGTTGCTCAGGATGAAACAACTGTCGATAGGCACCGGTACGAACCTCATCAATAACAGTAGGTTCAAGATCAACAAACACGGCACGAGGGACGTGTTTACCAGACCCTGTTTCACTGAAAAACGTGTTGAACGCATCGTTTTCTTTCCCTACACTCTCATCACTCGCCATTTGTCCATCAGCCTATTCACAACCATCAAGAAATTGTTAATTCACATTTCACCGAATACAAATTTATCAAACAAACAACGAACATTTACAAACATGCACAGTGCACTAGTGTATTAAATAGAAGATTAGAAATGGTATGCAGAAAATGAAAATACCTCAATGCCATGTTCAAGACAGTAAAGTTCCCAACAGGCATTTCCTACTTGAATTCCAGCTTGACCAATGTGGATCGAAAGGCACTCTCTCATTTTTCAATATCTATTCAGTAACTTCAAGCAAAGGTCGGATGTTGTAATAAAAAAAACAGATTGTGAAtcaagaaaaaagaagaagatggTGAGTGCATGGATAGTGGGACAGTTATGGGATACGTGGTTGAGATGCAACTACTCAGTCCCCCGCTTCATTAGGAGAAAGTGGTAATTCAGCAAGTAACTTGTTAATTGGATTGGTCTGCCCCCCTTCAGGCTGCTACCTAGGCCTGCAATCCATCATTCCCAGGCCCATAAACCCAACTTAATCGATTATGACTATCCATAAAATATGACTATCCACCCAATATGAACTAActgttaaaatatttgaataaaaataagGTGATTGTCAAACCGTATCGAGAAAGTCTCTCAAATCTTACCGATGAATacttgtaaagcttatcgaggaagaTTTGTAAAATTTATCGATGAAGATTTGTAATACTTATCGAAGAAGATTTGAATATCCTACTTAGTAAGCCTTGTAAaccaactactataaatagctcatTTAGCTAATGAAATAAAACATAACTTTCTCTCCATCTTCTATTCTCCTATACTTCCTCTACATTAAACATAACTCATATTTTCAGTCAAGGTTTATAATAAATGTTTATAACACGTTATCAACACGAATCTCTGCCAACTGAAGCTTTATTCTCGAAAGAGCTACGACTTATTCTGACCCACGAGTCCCTATCAACTAAAACTATTTCATAAAAGAGGTACGTTTTCttttcctcattttcttctaaatattATTACATATTTATGTTACTGATTGAAATCTATAAAGATGGCTATGCCGTCAAATAATACTATAAAGATGGCTCTGCCGTCAAGTAATATAAAGATGGCGCTGCCGTCAAGTAATAATCAAAAGTTTTCTGGCTGGTTGTGCCGTCGTAACTTTTGTATAAAGTTATTATTTCAACTTGCCTGTTTAAATATTATGTgacatattatatattatttaaaatctATTCAGAATGGCGAATCTTGCAAAATTAGAGTTTGTTGCCTTGGATATTTCGGGGAATAATTATTTGTCATGGGTCCTTGATGCGGAATTACACCTTAGTGCTAATGGCCTTAAAGATACTATGGACCTGGAAAAAATCCCAACTGTTGAACAAAATGCAAAAGCGATTATCTTTTTTAGGCATCACATCCACGAAGATTTAAAATCTGAATACCTCACTATCAAAAATCCACTCACCCTTTGGAATAATCTCAAGGATATATTTGATCACCAGAAACTTGTTCACTTGCCATCTGCCCGATATGACTGGATTAATTTGAGGTTACAAGATTTCAAATCTGTAACTGAATATAATTCTGCTCTTTTCAAGATAagctcaaaattaattttatgtggTGAATATATTACTGATGTTGAAATGATTGAAAAGACCCTCTCAACCTTTCACCCCAAAACTATGATCCTGGCTCAACAATATAGGGAGAGTAATTTTCAGAAATATGGCGAGCTGATATCTTTCCTTCTTGTGGCTGAAAAGAATAATGAGTTGCTACTGAAAAATCATCAAATACGTCCCACAGGCTCTGCCCAGTTACCTGAAGTACATAACACGTCATTCCTGAAGAATGAATGTGGGAAAGGGCATAGAGGAGGACGGGGTTATGGACGAAACCATGGATGTGGAAATTTTCGTGGTCGGTTTCACAATCA
This sequence is a window from Apium graveolens cultivar Ventura chromosome 9, ASM990537v1, whole genome shotgun sequence. Protein-coding genes within it:
- the LOC141684472 gene encoding tubulin alpha chain-like; amino-acid sequence: MRECLSIHIGQAGIQVGNACWELYCLEHGIEADGQMASDESVGKENDAFNTFFSETGSGKHVPRAVFVDLEPTVIDEVRTGAYRQLFHPEQLISGKEDAANNFARGHYTIGKEIVDVCLERVRKLADNCTGLQGFLVFHAVGGGTGSGLGSLLLERLSVDYGKKSKLGFTVYPSPQVSTSVVEPYNSVLSTHSLLEHTDVAVLLDNEAIYDICRRSLSIERPTYTNLNRLVSQVISSLTASLRFDGALNVDITEFQTNLVPYPRIHFMLSSYAPVISAEKAYHEQLSVAEITNSAFEAASMMAKCDPRHGKYMACCLMYRGDVVPKDVNSAVATIKTKRSIQFVDWCPTGFKCGINNQAPTAVPGGDLAKVQRAVCMISNSTSVAQVFSRIDHKFDLMYAKRAFVHWYVGEGMEEGEFSEAREDLAALEKDYEEVGAEAVEGEEDQGEDY
- the LOC141685166 gene encoding uncharacterized protein LOC141685166, with the protein product MANLAKLEFVALDISGNNYLSWVLDAELHLSANGLKDTMDLEKIPTVEQNAKAIIFFRHHIHEDLKSEYLTIKNPLTLWNNLKDIFDHQKLVHLPSARYDWINLRLQDFKSVTEYNSALFKISSKLILCGEYITDVEMIEKTLSTFHPKTMILAQQYRESNFQKYGELISFLLVAEKNNELLLKNHQIRPTGSAQLPEVHNTSFLKNECGKGHRGGRGYGRNHGCGNFRGRFHNQYHSGHLKWQRDGYNSGHQEWQREVPNKRKASQEGENGGICQRCRSEGHWQRTCRTPKHLVDLYESSKRNNGNIVETNFANYNLVNEPVNKVSNEIDTGANLYYGLDD